A region of Cucumis melo cultivar AY chromosome 2, USDA_Cmelo_AY_1.0, whole genome shotgun sequence DNA encodes the following proteins:
- the LOC103501018 gene encoding mitochondrial import inner membrane translocase subunit TIM23-2 encodes MENSSKSPDDRKTRFYHPYQDLHVPITKLYELPTAPEHLFFEEAARPHRSWGENLQYYTGIGYLSGALLGGARGSIQGLRAAEPGDSVKLRLNRVLNSGGQLGRRAGNSLGILGLIFAGLESGVIHLRGSDDVLNSIVAGLGTGAVYKAASGPRSAAIAGAIGGIAAAAAVAGKQAVKRYVPI; translated from the coding sequence ATGGAAAATTCCTCCAAATCACCCGATGATCGGAAAACCCGTTTCTATCATCCTTACCAAGACCTACACGTTCCGATCACCAAGCTCTACGAGCTCCCCACCGCCCCCGAGCATCTTTTCTTCGAAGAAGCCGCCAGGCCTCACCGTTCTTGGGGCGAAAACCTCCAATACTACACCGGAATTGGCTACCTCTCCGGCGCCCTTCTTGGCGGCGCCAGGGGTTCCATTCAGGGCCTCCGGGCAGCTGAGCCCGGTGACTCTGTCAAACTCCGTCTCAATCGAGTTCTCAACTCTGGGGGCCAGCTTGGCCGGAGGGCTGGAAACTCTCTTGGGATCCTTGGCTTGATTTTTGCTGGTTTGGAAAGTGGGGTTATTCATTTGAGAGGTTCTGATGATGTTTTGAATAGTATTGTAGCTGGATTGGGGACTGGTGCTGTTTATAAGGCGGCGTCTGGGCCAAGGTCGGCCGCCATCGCCGGTGCTATTGGAGGGATTGCTGCTGCAGCTGCAGTTGCGGGTAAGCAGGCAGTTAAGAGATATGTGCCGATATAG